A window from Telopea speciosissima isolate NSW1024214 ecotype Mountain lineage chromosome 8, Tspe_v1, whole genome shotgun sequence encodes these proteins:
- the LOC122672117 gene encoding protein cappuccino-like: MGMKKSGQRGRRGDGFMRGKRYGGGGKPEEEEEKSKEFDPSSILYVFWEYIKENTKGKEMASTNTMNNVATCELCGKSCKIEVADNECGMFAWIEDETSKCEAPFTQPLRRWRIERQRELRRLTLAAHRGLPAPPATPAPPAPPVPPVAPPAPAVPPTAPPSPPAPPAPAAAAVPPPALAIPPPAPPAYGGGTFDDPILVDNIPSTCIVLSSDDEEDVEENVFKEKYDEEEDPEEDPEEDSEEDVEEDLEEDPEEEYDPTDDEEEEDTD; this comes from the exons ATGGGCATGAAAAAGAGTGGtcaaagaggaaggagaggagatgGATTCATGAGAGGCAAAAGGTATGGCGGTGGtggaaaaccagaagaagaagaagaaaaaag CAAGGAATTTGATCCTTCATCCATTTTGTATGTGTTCTGGgaatatattaaagaaaacaCAAAAGGTAAAGAA ATGGCTTCTACTAATACTATGAATAACGTTGCTACTTGTGAATTATGCGGTAAGAGTTGTAAGATTGAA GTTGCGGATAATGAGTGTGGAATGTTCGCTTGGATAGAAGATGAAACCTCCAAGTGTGAAGCTCCTTTTACCCAAC CCTTAAGGAGATGGCGCATTGAAAGGCAGAGAGAGCTGCGTCGTCTTACTTTGGCAGCTCATAGAGGTCTACCAGCTCCACCTGCTACACCTGCTCCACCTGCCCCACCAGTTCCACCAGTAGCTCCACCAGCTCCAGCAGTTCCACCAACAGCTCCACCTTCTCCACCTGCTCCACCAGCTCCAGCAGCTGCAGCAGTTCCACCACCAGCTCTAGCAAttccaccaccagcaccaccagcCTATGGTGGTGGTACTTTTGATGATCCAATCTTGGTAGACAACATACCAAGCACTTGCATTGTCTTGTcatcagatgatgaagaagatgtgGAAGAGAATGTTTTTAAAGAAAagtatgatgaagaagaagatccagAAGAAGATCCAGAGGAAGATTCAGAAGAAGATGTAGAAGAGgatcttgaagaagatcctGAAGAAGAGTATGATCCAACagatgatgaggaagaggaagatACAGATTGA